The following are encoded together in the Natronincola ferrireducens genome:
- a CDS encoding HD domain-containing protein — MTPNERLMQQINFIIEIDKLKSIWRQTTLIDGSRRENDAEHSWHLAVMTMLLSEYANKKDIDVLRVMKMVIIHDLVEIDAGDTFAYDQEGYKDKEKREEEAANRIFSILPKDQYKEIYHLWREFEEGHTPEARFAAALDRVQPLLHNYYTEGGTWKQHNVTLDQVTKRFEPIKEGSEVLGKLVEEIINESVAKGYIRQGM, encoded by the coding sequence TTGACACCTAATGAAAGATTAATGCAACAAATTAACTTTATTATTGAAATCGACAAATTGAAAAGTATATGGAGACAGACGACACTTATTGATGGCTCAAGAAGAGAAAATGATGCTGAACACTCTTGGCACTTGGCAGTCATGACAATGCTTTTATCAGAATATGCTAATAAAAAGGATATAGATGTTCTTCGTGTAATGAAGATGGTTATCATACATGATTTAGTGGAGATTGATGCAGGGGATACCTTTGCCTATGATCAGGAGGGGTATAAGGATAAGGAAAAAAGGGAAGAGGAAGCTGCCAATAGGATTTTCAGTATCCTACCAAAGGATCAATACAAGGAGATATACCATCTGTGGAGGGAATTTGAAGAAGGCCACACGCCGGAAGCTCGATTTGCTGCGGCATTAGATAGAGTCCAGCCTTTACTACATAATTATTATACCGAAGGAGGGACCTGGAAACAACATAATGTAACCCTTGATCAAGTAACGAAAAGATTTGAACCTATTAAAGAAGGGTCAGAGGTTTTGGGAAAGCTGGTAGAGGAGATCATTAACGAATCAGTGGCAAAGGGTTACATTAGGCAAGGGATGTAG
- a CDS encoding phosphatidylglycerophosphatase A family protein gives MKKSVIEMLEERGVTVEDMAHLVIDLQKDYLPLTMEIAVANIHKVLSKREVQNAILTGIQLDKLAESNLIEEPILSMIKRDDSLYGIDEILALSITNVYGSIGFTNFGYLDKLKPGIIGKLNAHENGQINTFLDDLISGIVAATCSRIAHAAEDDE, from the coding sequence ATGAAGAAATCCGTTATTGAAATGCTGGAGGAACGAGGGGTTACTGTTGAAGACATGGCCCATTTGGTTATAGATTTGCAAAAAGATTATTTACCTTTAACTATGGAAATAGCTGTTGCAAATATCCATAAGGTTTTATCAAAACGAGAGGTTCAAAATGCCATTCTTACAGGAATTCAACTAGATAAGCTGGCAGAATCCAATCTAATTGAAGAACCCATTTTATCTATGATTAAACGAGATGACTCCCTATACGGTATAGATGAAATATTGGCACTAAGCATTACCAATGTCTATGGCTCCATCGGTTTTACAAACTTTGGCTACTTAGATAAGTTAAAACCAGGAATTATAGGTAAATTAAATGCCCATGAAAATGGGCAAATAAATACATTTTTAGATGATTTAATTTCTGGTATTGTTGCAGCTACTTGCTCTAGAATTGCTCACGCTGCTGAAGATGATGAATAA
- a CDS encoding GNAT family N-acetyltransferase: MVIKHLSESKEHMELVINWLWKEWGNEKNYSYYKSIVESSLDKENLPQTFIALMDDEPVGTVGLWRCDLMSRQDLFPWLACLYVLPEYRGKGIGLALQRFLIKYSGEIGYKEIFLYTELDNYYEKLGWQYIENGITNKNEIEKIYKINTKPR, from the coding sequence TTGGTTATAAAGCATTTATCAGAAAGTAAAGAGCATATGGAGTTGGTTATTAATTGGTTATGGAAAGAGTGGGGAAACGAAAAAAACTATAGTTATTATAAAAGTATAGTTGAAAGTAGTTTAGATAAGGAAAATTTACCTCAAACATTTATTGCTCTGATGGATGACGAACCAGTGGGAACTGTTGGTTTATGGAGATGCGATTTAATGAGTAGACAGGATTTATTTCCTTGGCTTGCATGCCTATATGTTTTGCCAGAATATAGGGGAAAGGGAATAGGATTAGCCCTACAGAGATTTTTAATTAAATATAGTGGCGAAATTGGGTATAAAGAAATCTTTCTTTACACTGAATTAGATAATTATTATGAAAAGCTGGGTTGGCAATATATAGAGAATGGTATTACCAATAAAAACGAAATCGAAAAAATTTATAAAATAAATACAAAACCTAGATAA
- a CDS encoding MBL fold metallo-hydrolase produces MKLTVLGCYGPYPKAGGACSGYLIEDENTKILIDCGNGVLSKLLTICNDLNKLDAIILSHLHPDHMSDLMVLRYAIYIKQMLGRMERSIPLYLPANPQEDYERIQYNGVFTRNIIHDATEININNMRITFRKTNHPIECYAMAFEKNGKKFVYSGDTKYFDGLIDFIRGSNLFLCEANILHKDLTDNVPHLSAKQASEIALNANVKRMILTHFLPDINTLDIANEAKEVFPYILEMAEEGKCYFI; encoded by the coding sequence TTGAAACTAACTGTATTAGGGTGCTACGGACCTTATCCTAAGGCTGGAGGAGCTTGTTCTGGATATTTAATAGAGGATGAAAACACAAAAATTTTGATTGATTGTGGCAATGGAGTACTATCTAAGCTACTGACTATTTGTAACGACCTAAACAAACTGGATGCTATAATTTTAAGTCACCTCCATCCTGATCATATGAGTGACTTAATGGTATTGAGATATGCAATTTATATCAAGCAGATGTTAGGAAGGATGGAAAGGTCTATTCCCCTATATCTACCAGCAAATCCCCAGGAGGATTATGAAAGAATACAATATAATGGGGTTTTTACTCGAAATATAATCCATGATGCTACAGAGATCAATATTAATAATATGAGAATAACCTTTAGGAAAACAAATCATCCAATCGAATGCTATGCAATGGCATTTGAGAAAAACGGCAAAAAATTTGTTTACTCCGGTGATACTAAATATTTTGATGGATTAATTGACTTTATAAGGGGAAGTAATTTGTTTTTGTGTGAAGCCAATATTCTCCACAAGGACTTGACAGACAATGTACCCCACTTATCTGCTAAACAGGCTTCGGAAATTGCCTTAAATGCCAATGTTAAAAGAATGATTTTAACTCATTTTTTACCAGATATTAATACATTAGATATAGCTAATGAAGCAAAGGAGGTATTTCCTTATATTTTAGAGATGGCGGAGGAGGGCAAATGTTATTTTATATAG
- a CDS encoding tetratricopeptide repeat protein, with protein MILNIFFSNRIEREQFIKQQFNIEKITEENEISNYRETMAIKKIKFKNRHKNIPGFWLELQFHNNIKGKSLYNDVLNHMEDKAISDNVFYPKINMSLKVLEAKWIDKYNFVNKENHGEIWTLFFQELKSHLKYDRLDIVYKGLLLFLKYNPFFLKKYKRYYMLEDLAYLYEAKGNVGKAIKSLKMQAALQPNSVEPYLNMSSFYIINGMEEEAFYTCKEALKKNPENQYLISNLIISLINIGSYDYAIEFLQKALDKHPDNSYYWKLMGDILYETENNKSAIDCYHRALKIEKSSMIEEFKLDIYTGIADCYYDEENYPEAANYYRKALICNPKEPYLLLSLGQIYFFRLKEIKIAYKYTKLLVDSMPDNGYGQYQLGLIYSQIGNVEKAIWHLYKARSIIPYYRPIQDAINMLKKTNKKLQVY; from the coding sequence ATGATTTTAAATATATTTTTCTCTAATAGAATCGAAAGAGAACAATTTATAAAGCAACAGTTTAATATAGAAAAGATAACAGAAGAAAATGAAATTTCAAATTATAGGGAAACCATGGCAATAAAAAAAATTAAATTTAAAAATAGACATAAAAATATTCCTGGGTTTTGGTTGGAGTTACAATTCCATAACAATATAAAGGGTAAAAGCTTATATAATGATGTGTTAAATCATATGGAGGATAAGGCAATTAGTGATAATGTATTTTATCCCAAGATAAATATGTCTTTAAAAGTTTTAGAAGCTAAATGGATAGATAAATATAATTTTGTTAATAAAGAAAATCATGGTGAAATTTGGACCCTATTTTTTCAAGAACTAAAAAGTCACTTAAAGTATGACAGACTAGATATTGTTTATAAAGGACTTCTATTGTTTTTAAAGTATAATCCTTTTTTTCTTAAAAAGTATAAACGATATTATATGTTAGAGGATTTAGCCTATCTATATGAGGCTAAAGGAAATGTGGGTAAGGCAATAAAATCCTTAAAGATGCAAGCAGCTTTACAGCCCAATTCGGTGGAACCCTATTTAAATATGAGTAGTTTTTATATTATAAACGGCATGGAGGAAGAAGCCTTTTACACCTGTAAGGAAGCCTTGAAAAAAAATCCTGAAAACCAATATTTAATTAGCAACTTAATTATTTCCTTAATTAATATTGGCAGCTATGATTATGCCATTGAATTTCTACAAAAGGCTCTAGATAAACATCCAGATAACTCCTATTATTGGAAACTAATGGGTGATATCCTTTATGAAACTGAAAACAACAAGTCAGCAATAGACTGCTACCATAGGGCTTTAAAAATAGAAAAAAGTTCTATGATAGAAGAATTTAAGCTAGATATTTACACAGGTATTGCTGACTGCTACTATGATGAAGAAAATTACCCAGAGGCCGCCAATTATTATCGAAAAGCATTGATATGTAATCCTAAAGAGCCATATTTACTTTTAAGTCTAGGTCAAATATATTTCTTCAGATTAAAAGAAATAAAAATAGCTTACAAATACACAAAGCTATTGGTTGACAGTATGCCTGACAACGGTTATGGTCAATATCAACTAGGATTAATTTATTCTCAAATAGGAAATGTTGAAAAGGCTATATGGCATTTATATAAAGCTCGAAGCATTATTCCATACTATAGACCAATTCAGGATGCTATTAACATGCTGAAAAAAACCAACAAAAAATTGCAGGTATACTAA
- a CDS encoding ComEC/Rec2 family competence protein — protein MQKNKLINLLLIIIVIGLLTGCFLREDEGVLSLHFIDVGQGDSILIKTPNDKTLLIDGGEPSAGKNVTSYLRKNKVKKIDILIATHPHADHIGGLVDVVNNFPIDKFYMPKKAHTSKTYEKLLQTVKDNNLKVTAATNDIVVELDEDIILYFLGPMKDYGDNLNMWSVILKMDYKDKSFLFTGDLEYLGEKDLIQEYPRSFLQAQVLKVGHHGSNTSTCGEFLEVVNPKVAVISAGSNNPYGHPHQEVLEGLTKFPVAIYRTDKQGTIVIKSDGHRIWSHLEPYFY, from the coding sequence TTGCAGAAAAATAAACTCATAAATTTACTGCTTATTATTATTGTAATTGGTCTTTTAACCGGTTGCTTTTTAAGAGAGGATGAGGGAGTCTTATCTCTTCACTTTATCGATGTTGGCCAAGGGGATAGCATTTTGATCAAAACCCCCAACGATAAAACCCTACTGATTGACGGTGGAGAACCCTCCGCCGGGAAAAATGTAACCTCCTATTTAAGAAAAAATAAAGTGAAAAAAATAGATATACTGATCGCTACTCATCCCCATGCCGATCATATAGGGGGTCTTGTTGATGTTGTTAATAACTTTCCAATAGATAAATTTTATATGCCTAAAAAAGCTCACACCAGTAAAACCTATGAAAAATTATTACAGACGGTGAAAGATAATAATTTGAAGGTCACTGCCGCAACAAATGATATTGTTGTGGAACTGGATGAGGATATTATCTTGTATTTTTTAGGACCTATGAAGGATTATGGGGATAATTTAAATATGTGGAGTGTTATTTTAAAGATGGATTATAAAGATAAGTCCTTTTTATTTACTGGAGATCTTGAATATTTAGGGGAGAAGGATCTAATCCAGGAGTATCCTAGAAGTTTTCTTCAAGCTCAAGTTTTAAAGGTAGGTCATCATGGTAGCAACACCTCCACTTGTGGAGAGTTTTTAGAAGTGGTTAACCCAAAGGTAGCTGTGATATCTGCTGGAAGCAACAATCCCTATGGTCATCCCCATCAAGAGGTGCTAGAAGGATTAACGAAATTTCCTGTTGCTATCTATCGTACAGATAAACAAGGAACTATTGTGATTAAAAGTGATGGACATCGGATTTGGTCCCATCTCGAACCCTATTTCTATTAA
- a CDS encoding alanyl-tRNA editing protein produces the protein MKTEKLFWKDGYLKEFEGTILSVEPYKEDTNKFVVVLDKSAFYPEGGGQPWDEGKIGEYDVLYVYEEEETIYHVTDKPPIVGGKIYCTIDWGRRFDFMQQHLGQHILSGTFDKLFSAATVGFHLGKEYVTIDIHKTSLDFEEVQAVEKMANEIIYKNLQVKTLFPTKEDISTIPLRKPPKVEDGIRIVAVDGFDYSPCGGVHPTFTGEVGIIKIRKWEKNKGNIRIEFVCGQRALEDFTWKNKQINEISNLLSVKDRESEEAVIRIHEENKDLVRAFNDMKKELIAYEAKELYATAEKLGDYSVAIQQFEGKDFKDLRFLASLLVQYPNTIALLGTKIDKAQVVFSCSKDVPINMNQLFKEVAPLINGKGGGNATSAQGGGNDSPNLEGLLFAAKQKIKMEYIK, from the coding sequence ATGAAGACAGAAAAGCTTTTTTGGAAGGATGGGTATCTAAAAGAATTTGAGGGAACTATTTTATCTGTAGAACCCTATAAAGAAGATACCAATAAGTTTGTAGTGGTTTTAGATAAAAGCGCCTTTTATCCCGAAGGAGGCGGTCAGCCTTGGGATGAAGGAAAAATTGGAGAGTATGATGTTCTTTATGTATATGAAGAAGAAGAAACCATCTATCATGTAACGGATAAGCCCCCTATAGTTGGGGGAAAAATATACTGTACCATTGATTGGGGTAGAAGGTTTGATTTTATGCAACAGCATTTAGGTCAGCATATTCTTTCTGGTACCTTTGACAAACTATTTAGTGCTGCTACAGTAGGCTTTCATTTAGGTAAGGAGTACGTTACAATTGATATCCATAAGACCTCCCTTGATTTTGAAGAAGTCCAGGCTGTTGAGAAAATGGCCAATGAAATTATTTATAAAAATCTCCAGGTTAAGACTCTTTTCCCAACAAAGGAAGATATAAGCACTATTCCTTTAAGAAAACCCCCTAAGGTTGAGGATGGTATTCGTATTGTAGCTGTTGATGGATTTGATTACTCCCCCTGTGGTGGCGTCCATCCAACCTTTACTGGAGAGGTTGGTATAATAAAAATTCGAAAATGGGAAAAAAACAAAGGTAATATTCGTATAGAATTTGTCTGTGGGCAAAGAGCATTAGAGGATTTTACTTGGAAAAACAAACAAATTAATGAAATATCTAATTTGCTATCGGTAAAGGATAGGGAATCAGAAGAAGCTGTTATAAGAATTCACGAAGAAAATAAAGACCTTGTTAGGGCCTTTAATGATATGAAAAAGGAGTTAATTGCCTATGAGGCAAAAGAGTTATATGCCACTGCTGAGAAGCTAGGTGATTACTCTGTAGCTATTCAACAATTTGAAGGAAAAGATTTTAAAGACCTTAGGTTTTTAGCATCCCTACTGGTTCAATATCCTAATACAATTGCTTTATTGGGGACCAAAATCGATAAAGCTCAAGTAGTCTTCTCCTGCTCCAAGGATGTTCCAATCAATATGAATCAACTATTTAAAGAGGTGGCTCCTTTAATCAATGGAAAGGGTGGTGGTAATGCCACCAGTGCTCAAGGTGGTGGAAATGACAGCCCTAATTTAGAAGGATTGCTTTTTGCAGCAAAGCAAAAAATTAAAATGGAATATATCAAGTGA
- a CDS encoding DEAD/DEAH box helicase: MKTIEFKDLNIQKDILKAIEELGFEVPTPIQAQALPKLYEGKDIIGQAQTGTGKTAAFGIPMIEKVDSKDKDVKILILAPTRELSMQVADELRKFTKYLNGVRSLAIYGGQPIERQIKALKQGVQIVVGTPGRILDHIRRKTLKLDQVVGVVLDEADQMLDMGFLEDMEAILQHTPADRQTAMFSATMPREIEAIAKKYMKKPEKIKVVHKELTVPKIAQFYFEVKNHEKLEALCRVLDMEESDLGIIFCRTKKGVDELVESLESRGYSAEGLHGDLKQSQRDRVMKKFRDGTIDLLVATDVAARGIDVDDVELVINYDIPEDFEYYVHRIGRTGRAGRTGLAYTFVAGRQLRTLKALETYAKTKIKRKNVPSINDIAEKQRETVANNIITTIEKGGILEYVTFVEKLAEDYSSIDIAAALMKLMLNKNEEEAIEAAQDVSSVDTGAEAGMVRMFLNIGKRHGVNPGHILGAITGESGIDGHLVGTIDIFDKFTFVEVPEKYANKVLKAMNKNQIKGRKINMEPANRR; encoded by the coding sequence ATGAAAACAATAGAATTTAAAGATTTAAACATTCAAAAAGACATTTTAAAGGCTATAGAAGAATTAGGTTTTGAGGTACCAACACCTATTCAGGCCCAAGCATTACCAAAGCTATATGAAGGCAAAGATATTATAGGCCAGGCCCAAACTGGAACAGGAAAAACTGCAGCTTTTGGCATACCTATGATTGAAAAGGTTGATTCAAAGGATAAGGATGTCAAGATATTGATTTTAGCTCCTACAAGAGAATTATCTATGCAGGTGGCCGATGAACTAAGGAAGTTTACTAAGTACTTAAATGGTGTTAGATCTCTAGCGATTTATGGAGGACAACCTATCGAAAGACAAATTAAGGCTTTAAAGCAGGGTGTACAGATTGTTGTAGGCACTCCTGGAAGAATTCTTGACCATATTCGAAGAAAGACCTTGAAGCTAGACCAAGTAGTGGGAGTTGTATTAGATGAAGCTGATCAAATGCTGGACATGGGATTTCTAGAGGATATGGAAGCCATACTACAGCATACACCAGCAGACCGACAAACTGCTATGTTTTCTGCCACCATGCCTAGAGAAATAGAAGCAATAGCAAAGAAATACATGAAAAAACCTGAAAAAATCAAAGTGGTACATAAGGAATTGACGGTTCCTAAAATAGCTCAATTTTATTTTGAAGTGAAAAATCATGAAAAGCTAGAGGCATTATGTAGAGTATTAGATATGGAAGAAAGTGATCTAGGAATTATATTCTGTAGAACAAAAAAAGGTGTAGATGAGTTAGTTGAAAGTCTTGAGAGTAGAGGATACTCTGCTGAAGGGTTACACGGTGACCTAAAACAGAGTCAAAGAGATCGGGTTATGAAGAAATTTAGAGATGGTACCATAGATTTATTGGTGGCTACAGATGTGGCAGCTAGAGGTATTGATGTAGATGATGTAGAATTGGTTATTAATTATGACATTCCAGAGGACTTTGAATATTATGTTCATAGAATAGGAAGAACAGGAAGGGCTGGAAGGACAGGTTTGGCCTATACCTTTGTGGCCGGAAGACAGCTTAGGACTTTAAAGGCATTAGAAACCTATGCAAAAACAAAGATAAAAAGAAAGAACGTACCTAGTATCAATGATATTGCTGAAAAGCAAAGAGAGACCGTTGCTAATAATATCATTACAACTATCGAAAAAGGTGGAATTTTAGAGTACGTCACCTTTGTTGAAAAATTAGCTGAAGACTATAGTTCTATTGATATAGCCGCAGCCTTAATGAAATTAATGTTAAACAAGAATGAAGAAGAGGCTATAGAAGCTGCACAGGACGTTTCCTCTGTAGATACTGGAGCAGAAGCTGGAATGGTGAGAATGTTCTTAAACATCGGTAAAAGACATGGGGTTAATCCTGGACATATATTAGGTGCCATAACAGGAGAATCTGGAATCGATGGTCATCTTGTAGGGACCATAGATATTTTTGATAAGTTTACCTTTGTTGAAGTGCCTGAAAAGTATGCTAATAAAGTTTTAAAAGCTATGAATAAAAATCAAATAAAAGGTAGAAAAATCAATATGGAACCAGCTAATAGACGATAA
- a CDS encoding heavy-metal-associated domain-containing protein — MGKEKYHFKSFNNTKVPPDNIKTILNALNGVNTVMLDMMDNTVLVDYDDTKTTSAEIRAKLDENKLV; from the coding sequence ATGGGAAAAGAAAAGTATCATTTTAAAAGTTTTAATAATACAAAAGTGCCCCCAGATAATATTAAAACCATATTAAATGCCCTTAACGGTGTCAATACAGTAATGTTGGATATGATGGATAATACTGTATTGGTTGATTATGATGATACCAAAACCACTTCAGCAGAGATAAGAGCTAAGCTAGATGAAAATAAACTAGTATAG